Within Sporichthyaceae bacterium, the genomic segment TTCGGACATCAGGCTCCTGAGGCACCATCTTTGTCACGAGACGACACAAGGTCGCTCGACTAGGAGGCCCGCCATGAACGCTCACACTCCCGACACCGAGGCTCTGCTCACCCCGGCCGAGGTTGCCACGATGTTCCGTGTCGACCCGAAGACCGTCACTCGCTGGGCCAAGGCCGGCAAGCTGACCTCGATCCGTACCCTGGGTGGTCACCGCCGGTACCGCGAGTCCGAGGTCCGCAACCTGCTCGCCGGCACGATCCCGCAGCAGGTCAACCGCTTCGACCACTGATCCTCCTCGGCGGGCCTGTACCGACCGCCGTCGGTAGAGGAACGCCGGACCGCCATCGAGCCGCCGCCGCGGTTCGGTGTGGTCGCCAGGGGAAAAGACTCGGGCGTCGCCTGACGCCGCGAACGGCGTGGTCCCGGACCCCTCTCCCGCCGGAGAGGGCCCCCGGCACCGCGCCGTTCGTCTGTCCGGGCACCGTCCGCTCATCGATGAGCGGACGGGGCACTGTCATGCGTGAGCTGTCGTCACGGGCGCCCGGATCTGACGTCCCGCGTATGAGAGTGAGCACTGCGATCATCGATGATCGCGGTGCGGACCCAACCGGACGCGAGGGGTCAGCTCGTCGACTTCGTCGACGGCACGCAGGGCATCACCGTTCCGGG encodes:
- the bldC gene encoding developmental transcriptional regulator BldC translates to MNAHTPDTEALLTPAEVATMFRVDPKTVTRWAKAGKLTSIRTLGGHRRYRESEVRNLLAGTIPQQVNRFDH